In Actinomycetes bacterium, the DNA window ACGGCGTCGTCGTCGGCCACGACGACGACCAGCTCGCCGTCCAGCACGTCGGCGGCCACCCCGCGGCCGAGCCGGCCGACCAGCGTCCGCGGCTCGGAGGCCGGCTCGGTCGCCACGACCACCCGCAGCGTCCCGCCGGTCAGCGCCGACCAGCCCAGCGCCTCCATCGGCAGGTCACTGGGCCGGGCGCCGGCCAGCAGCAGCCGCAGCGCCGCGGCCCGCAGTCCCCCGGCGACCTCGGGCAGGTCCGCTCGCTCCAGCGCGAGCGACAGCAGCGAGACGGCGACGCCGGCCACCGCCTGCGCGGTGCGGTCCAGCGGGACGGCGGTGCCCATCGCCAGGAACCCGCGGACCCGGCCGCGGGCCCCCAGCGGCTGCACGCTCACGTGCTCCCCGGCGCCAGCCAGCGCGGACGACGCCAGCAGGCCACGCCGGCCCAGCTCGGAGACCTCCGCGGCGAGCCCAGGCGCCCGGTCAGCGGCCGGCTCAGGAGCCGCGTGCAGCACCGCGCCGCCCTCGTCGAGCAGAACCACCCAGCCGTCCAGGTAGCGCGCGAGCCGGCCCACCACCCCGGCCGCGCCCTCCCCCAGCGCGACCCGGGTGAGCTCCCGCTGGGTCTGGAACGCCCGCACGGTGGCCTCGTACTCGGCCGCGGCGAGCAGCGCGGACACCGCCTTGGCCACCGCGATGAACGGCGTCCGGTCGGGCACCTCGAGCAGCGGCAGCCCGGCGTCGGCGGCCGCCCGCACCAGCGCCGGCGGGACGACGTCGTGGGTCAACCCGGTGCCCACGCCCAGCCCGGCGACCCCGGCCTCGACCAGCCGGCCGACGTACTCGCGCAGCCCCGGCCCGTCCGCGTCGGACAGCCGCATCCCGGTCGTGAGCAGCAGCTCGCCGCCCTCGAGGAACGGGCGCGGGTCCTCCAGCTCGGAGACCGCCACCCAGGTGACCGGGCGGTCCCGGCCGTCCGGCCCGGCCAGCCGGCGCAGCCCCAGCCCGGGCAGGTCCGCCACGGCACGCAGCGAGGGCGGGGCCGGCGGGGACGTGGGCGGCGGCATCGATGGCCCTTCGCTCGTTGGACGCGACCGTTGGACGCGACGTCCAACGGTAGCCCGCCGGTTGTACCTGCCGACAGGGCGCGTCCGGCGACCCGGCTCCCTAGGCTGGGGAGCAATCCCAGCGCGTCGAGGAAGCGAGCCGACCATGA includes these proteins:
- a CDS encoding PucR family transcriptional regulator ligand-binding domain-containing protein, with protein sequence MPPPTSPPAPPSLRAVADLPGLGLRRLAGPDGRDRPVTWVAVSELEDPRPFLEGGELLLTTGMRLSDADGPGLREYVGRLVEAGVAGLGVGTGLTHDVVPPALVRAAADAGLPLLEVPDRTPFIAVAKAVSALLAAAEYEATVRAFQTQRELTRVALGEGAAGVVGRLARYLDGWVVLLDEGGAVLHAAPEPAADRAPGLAAEVSELGRRGLLASSALAGAGEHVSVQPLGARGRVRGFLAMGTAVPLDRTAQAVAGVAVSLLSLALERADLPEVAGGLRAAALRLLLAGARPSDLPMEALGWSALTGGTLRVVVATEPASEPRTLVGRLGRGVAADVLDGELVVVVADDDAVLSELEAALGTTPAGGSAAVSLPQLAVGLTQARQALAAARTPGLRWYGQIAEEGMLAALDPTVARGVADALLAPLQGRKGDLVGSVRAWLAHNGQWDVAAAELDVHRHTLRHRLRRVEQLLGRSLDDPDLRAELWLALKVYPDS